One region of Cinclus cinclus chromosome 1, bCinCin1.1, whole genome shotgun sequence genomic DNA includes:
- the LOC134046392 gene encoding C-C chemokine receptor type 8-like, with the protein MNPTSQFLGTTEYDYGYDENTAPCNEGNNFHRFKSLFLPILYCLVFVFCLLGNSLVLWVLLTRKRLTTMTDVCLLNLAASDLLFVLPLPFQAHYASDQWIFGNAMCKIMAGIYYTGFYSSIFFITLMSIDRYIAIVHAVYAMRIRTATCGVIISLILWLVAVLASVPNIMFSQELQIEQALQCVPTYPPGDNTWKVASQFAANILGLLIPFSILVCCYTQILKNLQKCKNRNKVKAIKMIFIIVIVFFLFWTPFNIALFLDSLQSLHIINDCKASSQIALALQVTETISFIHCCLNPIIYAFAGVTFKAHLKGLLQSCGHVLSSPAGGAGAGQSFSAPTQLSGWSDCAGVL; encoded by the coding sequence ATGAATCCCACCAGCCAATTCCTTGGCACAACAGAATATGACTATGGATACGATGAAAACACTGCGCCATGTAATGAAGGGAACAACTTTCACAGGTTTAAATCCCTCTTTCTGCCAATTCTTTACTgccttgtgtttgttttctgcctcCTGGGAAACTCCTTGGTCCTCTGGGTTCTCCTGACCAGGAAAAGGCTAACAACAATGACTGACGTCTGCCTGCTGAACCTCGCAGCCTCTGATCTCCTCTTCGTTCTGCCCCTCCCTTTCCAAGCCCACTACGCTTCAGACCAGTGGATTTTTGGCAATGCCATGTGTAAGATAATGGCTGGCATTTACTACACAGGTTTTTATAgcagtattttctttataaCCCTCATGAGCATAGACAGGTACATAGCAATCGTCCATGCTGTCTATGCCATGAGGATACGGACAGCCACTTGTGGCGTAATTATCAGCTTGATCCTGTGGCTGGTGGCTGTCTTGGCTTCTGTACCCAACATCATGttcagccaggagctgcagatcGAGCAGGCTTTGCAGTGTGTCCCCACATACCCCCCAGGTGACAATACCTGGAAGGTTGCTTCTCAGTTTGCAGCCAATATCTTGGGCCTCTTGATTCCCTTTAGCATCCTCGTTTGCTGCTACACTCAGATActaaaaaacctgcaaaaatgcaaaaaccGGAACAAGGTCAAGGCGATCAAGATGATCTTCATTATTgtcattgttttcttccttttctggaCTCCTTTCAACATTGCGCTGTTCCTCGactccctgcagagcctgcaCATCATCAATGACTGCAAGGCGAGCTCCCAGATAGCGCTGGCCCTGCAGGTGACAGAAACCATCTCCTTCATCCACTGCTGCCTGAACCCCATCATCTACGCCTTCGCTGGTGTGACATTCAAGGCCCATCTTAAAGGACTCCTTCAGTCCTGTGGTCATGtcctctccagccctgctggaggtgctggggctgggcagtcATTTTCGGCACCCACCCAGCTCTCTGGCTGGTCTGACTGTGCAGGGGTCCTGTGA